The DNA sequence GCCGGTCGCATAGATGAAGCTGAAGAAGACTGTCATACCCGCCATCCTTTCCGGGCGGTCCGGTTTGCCCTCTGACCCCATTATACGCCTGTTTCCGGCGATCGGCAGCGGTGATTTTTCGCAACGGCGTACCACCATCGGCAATGGCGTGGAGGCGGAATGCTGTGATCGGGTTATTGACATTGAGGATAAAGGTGGTATCTTTTATCCTTAACGGGGCCGCAGCAAACTACCGGGAGGCTAAAAATGCAGAGACCGGAACGTCATGATAGCAGCCGAGATCGAGACCATGGAGCGTTGCAGAAGGTGATGGCGATGGATGCCATTGTGCCCACCGGAGCCATGGGCGTGTTCACGCTTGGCGTCATACTCTTTGCCGGCCTCGTGGCCAGGATGTGGTGGGTTGCCCACAGTTGAGCAAACTCTCTCCGTCCGCCTTTTGCCGCTCGCAACGTAGAGGCTTGCGCTGATGGGGGTAGATTCATAATCCGTTCACGATGGAAATTGCCCATAAGGCACCCCGTAGCTATCCCTCCGTGCTACGGGGATTTTTTTGTCAAAATCAATAATTGGTGTCGCGCCCCAATGAACCGGTGGAACAACCCTGGCCCCCTCAAGCGCGTGCGGCCGCCACCGGTTGGGGGGGGGCGGCGCTGCCATGCCGATGCCCGCCCCGTGGGTAATCAGACGACCTCGCACACCTCGATGAGCCCCAGGTAGCGCATGCGTCGTGGTCCGGGCCGGTTGTCGTTCGCCGAGACAAGGGCGAATTCCCCCTCGTTTTCGTCCAACGGCTGCCCCTCCCTTTCGAATGCCACGATGGCCTTTTCGCCGACGACGGTATTAATGATCTCCTGCCAACTGAAGAGCGCCATATAACCGTCGTTGGCAGTGAGTTTCAGGTACAGCCTGTTCGGTGCATGATGCTCCGTTATGATTACGGACGCCTGTTCCAGGATATCCCGCAGCAATACCCCGCGATAGCTCTTGATGGCCCCCTTCTCCGTGCCGCTGCCG is a window from the Oryzomonas sagensis genome containing:
- a CDS encoding molybdopterin-dependent oxidoreductase — its product is MNRTENIRPETKPHGKHKYGPEYMSHELRVTGRVERPLCLTVADLRKMASLEIGALPIICGSGTEKGAIKSYRGVLLRDILEQASVIITEHHAPNRLYLKLTANDGYMALFSWQEIINTVVGEKAIVAFEREGQPLDENEGEFALVSANDNRPGPRRMRYLGLIEVCEVV